A window of Rufibacter sp. LB8 contains these coding sequences:
- the cmk gene encoding (d)CMP kinase yields the protein MKKIVVALDGHSSCGKSTTAKQVAQELGYAYIDTGAMYRAVTLYFLEHYIDLTNPKKVQEALDNIEVTFHRNDKTGRNEVFLNGLNVEDEIRKMYISNKVSEVSVLAPVRHAMVAEQKKMGKRRGVVMDGRDIGTAVFPDAEVKVFMTADVETRAKRRQEELLEKGQLVPYDEIVENLQKRDHIDSTRAESPLRRAEDAHLLDTSHITIDEQVDFVLDLVATALLHKELAD from the coding sequence ATGAAGAAGATTGTTGTAGCCCTTGACGGGCACTCTTCGTGCGGTAAGAGCACTACCGCCAAGCAAGTGGCACAAGAACTAGGCTACGCCTACATTGACACCGGCGCCATGTACCGGGCCGTTACCCTCTATTTCCTGGAGCATTACATTGACCTCACCAACCCCAAAAAGGTACAGGAAGCCCTGGACAACATTGAGGTCACCTTTCACCGGAATGACAAAACGGGCCGCAATGAGGTTTTTCTGAACGGGCTCAACGTGGAGGACGAAATCAGGAAGATGTACATCTCCAACAAAGTGAGCGAGGTGAGCGTGCTGGCCCCGGTGCGCCATGCCATGGTGGCCGAGCAGAAGAAAATGGGCAAGCGCCGCGGCGTGGTCATGGACGGCCGCGACATTGGCACCGCCGTTTTCCCTGACGCCGAGGTGAAAGTGTTCATGACCGCCGATGTGGAGACCCGCGCCAAACGCCGCCAGGAAGAACTGCTGGAGAAAGGCCAACTGGTGCCCTATGACGAAATTGTAGAGAACCTGCAGAAACGCGACCACATAGATTCCACCCGTGCCGAAAGCCCTTTAAGACGTGCCGAAGATGCCCACCTGCTGGACACCTCACACATCACCATTGACGAGCAGGTGGACTTTGTATTAGATTTAGTGGCCACAGCGTTACTCCACAAAGAACTAGCCGACTAA
- the ade gene encoding adenine deaminase, translated as MATRRFFKVSGTILDVLNHDTYQGTLEITDGRISAIIREPVSETQYILPGFIDAHVHVESSMLVPSEFARLAVPHGTVATVSDPHEIGNVLGLRGVEYMLDNGKKVPFKFFFGAPSCVPATPFETAGAEITPEDIEELFLRPEVKYLAEMMNWPGVLNQDDLVMQKITLAQKFDKQIDGHAPGLRGEDAHAYAAAGMTTDHECFTADEARDKLAAGMKILIREGSAAKNFEALIELLSEFPEKIMFCSDDKHPDNLVESHINELVKRGLAKGHDLFHVLQAACINPVQHYKLEVGLLQPKDPADFIVIDNPQDFNILQTYINGQLVAENGQTKIEFTPSEIINNFNTAPKTVEQFQLAGQKGARIRVIEPYDGQLITGMVSTDAKVENGFIVSDPSVDVLKMTVVNRYQNTEPAVAFINNVGLKRGAIASSVGHDSHNIIAVGVDDESLCRAVNLLIDAKGGISAVDGAREELLPLPVAGIMSAEDGYWVAEQYAKLDQAAKDLGSTLTSPYMTLSFMALLVIPALKLSDKGLFDGQHFQFVEVVE; from the coding sequence ATGGCAACACGCAGGTTTTTCAAAGTGAGCGGTACCATCCTAGACGTGCTGAACCATGACACCTACCAGGGCACCCTTGAAATCACTGATGGCCGCATATCGGCCATTATTCGGGAACCGGTTTCAGAAACGCAGTACATTCTGCCCGGGTTCATTGACGCACACGTGCACGTGGAAAGTTCCATGCTGGTGCCGTCTGAGTTCGCGCGTCTGGCCGTTCCGCATGGCACGGTGGCTACCGTCTCTGACCCGCACGAGATTGGCAACGTGCTGGGTTTGAGAGGCGTGGAATACATGCTGGACAATGGCAAGAAAGTACCGTTCAAATTCTTCTTTGGGGCACCGTCTTGTGTGCCGGCCACGCCGTTTGAAACGGCTGGCGCCGAAATCACCCCAGAGGATATTGAGGAACTGTTTCTTCGGCCGGAAGTAAAATATTTAGCCGAGATGATGAACTGGCCCGGCGTGTTGAACCAGGATGACCTGGTCATGCAGAAAATCACGCTGGCGCAGAAGTTCGACAAGCAGATTGACGGCCACGCGCCCGGGCTGCGCGGCGAAGATGCCCATGCCTACGCCGCCGCCGGCATGACCACCGACCACGAATGCTTCACCGCCGACGAGGCCCGCGACAAACTGGCCGCCGGCATGAAAATCCTGATACGGGAAGGCAGCGCCGCCAAGAATTTTGAGGCCTTGATTGAGCTTTTGAGCGAATTCCCAGAAAAAATCATGTTCTGCTCAGACGACAAGCACCCCGACAACCTGGTGGAAAGCCACATCAATGAACTGGTGAAACGCGGGCTGGCTAAAGGCCATGATTTGTTCCACGTGCTACAGGCCGCCTGCATAAACCCCGTGCAGCACTACAAATTGGAAGTGGGCCTGCTCCAGCCAAAAGACCCCGCTGATTTCATTGTGATTGACAACCCGCAGGACTTCAACATTCTGCAGACGTACATCAACGGGCAGTTAGTGGCTGAGAACGGCCAAACCAAGATTGAATTCACGCCCAGCGAGATCATAAACAACTTCAACACGGCGCCTAAAACTGTGGAGCAATTTCAACTTGCGGGTCAGAAAGGTGCCAGAATACGCGTAATTGAACCGTATGACGGGCAATTAATCACCGGCATGGTATCTACGGATGCCAAGGTAGAAAACGGTTTTATTGTGAGTGACCCAAGCGTGGATGTGCTGAAAATGACGGTGGTGAACCGCTACCAAAACACCGAACCCGCCGTGGCCTTCATCAATAACGTGGGCTTGAAACGCGGCGCCATCGCCTCCAGCGTGGGCCATGACTCGCACAACATTATTGCTGTGGGCGTAGACGATGAAAGTCTGTGCCGCGCCGTGAACCTGTTGATTGACGCCAAAGGCGGTATCTCGGCGGTAGACGGTGCCCGCGAAGAACTCCTCCCCTTGCCGGTGGCCGGTATCATGTCGGCCGAGGATGGGTATTGGGTAGCCGAGCAATACGCCAAACTGGACCAAGCCGCCAAAGACCTGGGCAGCACGCTCACTTCGCCGTACATGACGCTTTCGTTTATGGCTTTGCTAGTGATTCCGGCTCTTAAACTTTCAGACAAAGGGCTGTTTGACGGGCAGCATTTCCAGTTTGTGGAGGTAGTGGAGTAG
- a CDS encoding response regulator: MKKIEGILLIDDDDTNNFLNNRLLSRMQLTDRIKEFRNGKQAFDYLYNISTGHYDASNPEYFKPALVLLDINMPVMDGFEFIELFERLDAEFRKDVVLALLTTSEHNQDTERAAASNIAYLTKPLTSEKVQSLLEQYF, from the coding sequence ATGAAAAAAATAGAGGGCATTCTGCTCATTGACGACGACGATACGAACAACTTTTTGAATAACCGCCTGCTTTCGCGCATGCAACTCACTGACCGGATCAAGGAGTTCAGGAACGGCAAGCAGGCCTTTGATTACCTGTATAACATTAGTACCGGGCATTATGATGCCAGCAACCCAGAGTATTTCAAGCCGGCCCTGGTGCTGTTAGATATTAACATGCCGGTCATGGACGGGTTTGAGTTCATTGAACTGTTTGAGCGCCTGGATGCTGAATTCAGGAAAGACGTGGTGCTGGCCCTGCTCACCACCTCAGAGCACAACCAAGACACCGAGCGCGCCGCCGCCAGCAACATTGCCTACCTCACCAAACCGCTTACCTCAGAGAAAGTACAAAGCCTGCTGGAGCAATATTTTTAA
- a CDS encoding DUF1684 domain-containing protein, with translation MKRIKYVIFFGLLVIFGYLVKDLFYNDESYNQALLKFRESKDLSFSSVTRSPLPDSLRRLFRKLTYYDPTRDYEVTADFLPEERAEPVSMPMTTGTKEPYFIKGKAEFELDGNTHTLTLYQKAGAASDTLFIPFTDQTNGFETYGGGRYLDAIPNGKTIVLDFNKAYNPFCAYNPAFACPMPPAENRLKVKIPAGEKEFK, from the coding sequence ATGAAAAGAATTAAATACGTCATCTTCTTCGGGCTCCTGGTCATCTTCGGATATTTGGTAAAGGACCTGTTCTATAATGATGAAAGCTACAACCAGGCCCTTCTGAAATTCCGCGAGAGCAAAGACCTCTCCTTCTCCAGCGTGACCCGCTCGCCGCTGCCAGATTCTTTACGCCGCCTGTTCCGGAAACTCACCTACTACGACCCCACCCGCGATTACGAAGTCACCGCAGATTTTCTACCGGAGGAACGCGCAGAGCCCGTATCCATGCCCATGACCACCGGTACCAAAGAGCCCTACTTCATCAAAGGCAAAGCCGAATTTGAGCTGGATGGAAACACCCACACGCTCACGCTGTACCAAAAAGCCGGAGCCGCTTCAGACACTTTGTTCATTCCGTTCACAGACCAGACCAACGGGTTCGAGACCTACGGCGGCGGCCGCTACCTAGACGCCATCCCCAACGGCAAAACCATTGTGCTGGACTTCAACAAGGCCTATAACCCGTTCTGCGCCTATAACCCGGCCTTCGCGTGCCCCATGCCCCCGGCAGAAAACCGCTTGAAAGTAAAAATCCCAGCGGGCGAGAAGGAGTTCAAATAA
- a CDS encoding DUF502 domain-containing protein: MKRILRYFLNGFLIMAPITLTMYIIIATVNWLDDLFFLTYPGVGLAIILILTTVVGFIGSSFLVKPFLVLTERVLSRLPLVSMIYSSLKDLFDAFVGENQKFNQPVLVKMTQFQDTYKMGFVTQTSMEAVNMPDKVAVYFPHSYNFSGEMFLVARENLTYLDIPSGEVMKFIVSGGVSKL; the protein is encoded by the coding sequence ATGAAACGGATCTTACGCTATTTCCTGAACGGGTTCCTGATCATGGCCCCCATCACGCTCACTATGTACATCATCATCGCCACGGTTAACTGGCTAGATGATCTCTTCTTCCTGACATACCCGGGGGTGGGCCTGGCCATTATCTTGATCTTGACCACGGTGGTGGGTTTTATTGGCTCTTCGTTTCTGGTGAAACCGTTTCTGGTGCTCACTGAGCGCGTGCTCAGTCGTTTGCCGCTGGTGAGCATGATCTATTCGTCGCTCAAAGATTTGTTTGATGCCTTTGTGGGCGAAAACCAGAAGTTCAACCAACCGGTGCTGGTGAAGATGACCCAGTTCCAGGATACCTACAAAATGGGCTTCGTGACGCAGACCTCCATGGAAGCCGTGAATATGCCAGACAAAGTAGCCGTCTATTTCCCGCACTCCTACAACTTCTCCGGGGAGATGTTTTTGGTGGCGCGCGAAAACCTCACGTATTTAGACATTCCAAGCGGCGAAGTCATGAAGTTCATAGTCTCCGGCGGCGTCTCAAAACTGTAA
- a CDS encoding carboxypeptidase-like regulatory domain-containing protein, which yields MLKTLYLLLFLCCSLLWASVALGQEQTRSLVISGQVLKEKDKSPIAGVSVYQKSTGQGLATDAAGRFRIQIPASDTLVFRALGFKQKLYVPSLRSVTEIRVNILLQEESVQLQEVKVSPFATPEKVDRVLRNMKPRPAPPKPRMNPTVPRIIIPPGPPAEPNIFESPLTFLWEQFSKEGKQRARLKQLMEAREREKELQRLMLRQDSIRQARIRYNRFFRDTTSYFDPRW from the coding sequence ATGCTGAAAACCTTGTACCTGTTGCTTTTTCTGTGCTGTTCTCTGCTTTGGGCTAGCGTGGCGCTGGGGCAAGAACAAACCCGAAGTTTGGTGATCAGCGGCCAGGTGCTCAAAGAGAAAGACAAATCTCCCATTGCGGGCGTGTCTGTGTACCAGAAAAGTACCGGCCAGGGCCTGGCCACCGACGCCGCGGGCCGGTTCAGGATTCAGATTCCGGCTTCAGATACCTTAGTGTTTAGAGCCTTGGGCTTCAAGCAGAAACTGTACGTGCCCTCATTGCGCAGCGTGACCGAGATACGGGTGAACATTCTGCTGCAGGAAGAAAGCGTGCAGTTGCAGGAAGTGAAAGTGTCGCCGTTTGCTACGCCAGAGAAAGTGGACCGCGTTTTGCGCAACATGAAACCTAGGCCCGCGCCGCCCAAGCCCCGCATGAACCCCACCGTGCCGCGCATCATCATTCCGCCCGGGCCACCGGCAGAACCCAACATTTTTGAAAGCCCGCTTACGTTCTTGTGGGAGCAGTTTTCCAAGGAAGGCAAGCAGCGCGCGCGGCTCAAACAGCTCATGGAGGCCCGCGAGCGCGAAAAGGAATTGCAGCGGCTCATGCTTCGGCAAGACTCCATCAGGCAGGCCCGCATCAGGTATAACCGTTTCTTCAGAGACACCACCAGTTACTTTGACCCCCGCTGGTAA
- the radC gene encoding DNA repair protein RadC, translating to MSVVYAAAPLTIKSWAEEDRPREKLLLKGRAALSDAELIGILIGSGTPKLSAVDVAKLILSAVDHDLNALARLTVKELQKHKGIGEAKAISIVAALELGRRRKEAAPAVKTRITCSTDIYDYIKPHLLDLPHEEFWIILLNRANTIMKKIQISSGGVAGTVADPKLIFKHALENLASAIILVHNHPSGQLKPSAADISLTKKLQEAGKVLDLPILDHLIFTDSSYYSFADEDLL from the coding sequence ATGTCAGTTGTGTATGCCGCCGCGCCGCTCACCATTAAATCCTGGGCCGAGGAAGACCGCCCCAGGGAGAAACTCCTGCTCAAAGGCCGCGCCGCCCTCTCAGACGCCGAATTAATTGGCATTCTCATTGGCTCCGGCACGCCCAAACTCAGCGCTGTAGACGTGGCCAAACTAATCTTAAGCGCCGTGGACCATGACCTCAACGCCCTGGCCCGCCTCACCGTAAAGGAACTGCAGAAGCACAAAGGTATTGGTGAAGCCAAGGCCATCTCCATTGTGGCCGCCCTGGAACTGGGCCGAAGACGCAAAGAAGCCGCGCCCGCCGTCAAAACCCGCATCACCTGCTCCACTGACATTTACGACTACATCAAGCCGCACCTGCTGGACTTGCCCCACGAGGAATTCTGGATCATCTTGCTCAACCGCGCCAACACCATCATGAAGAAGATCCAGATCAGCAGCGGCGGCGTGGCCGGCACCGTGGCCGACCCCAAACTCATTTTCAAGCACGCCCTGGAAAACCTGGCCAGCGCCATCATTCTGGTGCACAACCATCCTTCGGGCCAACTCAAACCCAGCGCCGCCGATATTTCCCTGACCAAAAAACTCCAGGAAGCCGGAAAGGTTTTGGACTTGCCTATTTTGGACCACTTGATTTTCACGGATAGCAGTTATTATAGCTTCGCCGATGAAGACCTTTTGTAA
- a CDS encoding DUF2750 domain-containing protein, whose protein sequence is MLQDSITVKQRHEAFITKACESGRVFGLEGKEGFATSSSNNYEDDEENPIPMICFWSEKALAQACAQKDWKDYHPTEIPLAEFLENWCVGMYTDGLLIGTNFDQNLFGYESDPLDLVLELATELKAKGKNLDFQKFINLEDLENQVRDIIAS, encoded by the coding sequence ATGTTACAAGATTCTATCACAGTAAAACAGAGGCACGAAGCATTTATAACCAAGGCATGTGAGTCTGGTCGTGTATTTGGGCTTGAAGGTAAAGAAGGTTTTGCTACATCAAGTTCAAATAACTATGAAGACGATGAAGAGAATCCTATTCCTATGATTTGCTTTTGGTCAGAAAAAGCATTGGCGCAGGCATGTGCCCAGAAGGATTGGAAAGATTATCATCCTACAGAAATCCCTTTGGCAGAATTCCTTGAGAATTGGTGTGTTGGCATGTATACCGATGGACTTTTAATAGGCACCAATTTTGATCAAAATTTATTCGGCTATGAAAGCGATCCTTTGGATCTTGTATTGGAATTAGCAACAGAACTTAAAGCGAAAGGCAAAAACCTGGACTTCCAAAAGTTTATTAACTTAGAAGACTTAGAAAATCAAGTAAGGGATATTATAGCAAGTTAA
- a CDS encoding metallophosphoesterase: protein MIRLILTLVVVFLIDLYVFQAIRTVAGGMSPMARKVVYFLYWGISLFTLGTLLLALLTRGTAPNPVRMQVANVLFILFVSKLVVVLFLFLDDLVRMGQWLSNAMRAPEKPKFDLSRHKFMSQLALVVGAIPLGTMLWGMVKGAYAYQVKKVTLKFPNLPPAFDGFKLLQITDMHAGSFYSGEPLQEAVALINKQAADVVVFTGDMVNNMATEVEPYVPILAQIKAPSGVYSILGNHDYGDYVQWPSPEARKKNIDDLKSHQRRAGFDLLLNEHRVLERDGQKIALLGVENWGHRMNFPKYGILSKAYAGTEQYPFKVLLSHDPSHWDGEVNQKYPDIDLTLSGHTHGMQFGVNIPGFKWSPVQYVYKQWSGLYKKGKQYLYVNVGLGFIGYHGRVGFLPEITVFEFKRG, encoded by the coding sequence ATGATTCGTCTGATCCTTACCTTAGTAGTTGTCTTCCTGATTGATTTATATGTCTTCCAGGCCATCCGGACGGTGGCGGGGGGCATGTCGCCCATGGCCAGAAAAGTGGTGTACTTCCTGTATTGGGGCATCAGTCTGTTCACCTTGGGTACTTTGTTGCTGGCTTTGTTGACCCGGGGCACCGCGCCCAACCCGGTGCGCATGCAGGTGGCCAACGTGCTGTTCATCCTGTTCGTCTCCAAGTTGGTGGTGGTGCTGTTTCTGTTCCTGGATGATTTGGTGAGAATGGGCCAATGGCTGTCAAACGCCATGCGCGCACCGGAAAAACCGAAGTTCGATTTGTCACGGCATAAATTCATGAGCCAGTTGGCGCTGGTGGTGGGGGCTATTCCGTTGGGGACCATGCTGTGGGGCATGGTGAAGGGCGCATATGCCTACCAGGTGAAGAAAGTAACCCTCAAGTTCCCTAACCTGCCGCCCGCCTTTGACGGGTTCAAGCTGCTGCAGATCACAGACATGCACGCGGGTAGTTTTTACTCAGGCGAACCCTTGCAGGAAGCAGTAGCCTTGATCAACAAACAGGCCGCTGACGTGGTGGTGTTCACCGGGGACATGGTCAACAACATGGCCACTGAAGTGGAACCGTACGTGCCCATTCTGGCCCAGATCAAAGCACCCAGCGGGGTGTACTCCATCTTGGGCAACCATGACTACGGCGATTATGTGCAATGGCCCAGCCCCGAGGCCCGCAAGAAGAACATTGACGACCTGAAGAGCCACCAACGCCGCGCCGGCTTTGACTTGCTCCTGAACGAACACCGCGTGCTGGAGCGCGACGGCCAGAAAATTGCGCTACTAGGCGTGGAGAACTGGGGCCACCGCATGAACTTCCCAAAATATGGTATTCTGTCTAAAGCCTACGCAGGTACGGAGCAATACCCGTTCAAAGTGCTGCTGTCGCATGACCCATCGCACTGGGACGGCGAGGTGAACCAGAAGTACCCAGACATTGACCTTACCTTGTCGGGGCACACGCATGGCATGCAGTTTGGCGTGAACATACCCGGGTTCAAGTGGAGCCCGGTGCAGTATGTGTACAAGCAATGGTCTGGCTTATATAAGAAAGGCAAGCAGTACCTGTACGTGAATGTGGGCCTGGGTTTCATTGGCTACCATGGTCGCGTGGGGTTCTTGCCAGAGATCACGGTGTTTGAGTTCAAGCGCGGGTAA
- a CDS encoding sulfite exporter TauE/SafE family protein, producing MVTELLLFVIGVAVSAFGVLVGFGGGVFMVPILIIVFKFPIELAIGTAMCALLPASLIASVFNYREKSIDYVVASLLQLPAMVGTLIGAFLVAYMPVLQMQFLFSFFVLGTGIYMLATYKKKQKRKQGMMYRLNRMPTSFIRKNHNKHTAYRLNGSLMAFMGLCTGTVAGLFGIGGGFLQTPIMIKAFRIPSQIAISTSLFILVITSLSGISSHYWLGHVDWAKSFPLMLAFAFGAVLGKVIKGKNAASQQTSEKMIGIGLILAGLSVVVHIFMKYEF from the coding sequence TTGGTAACTGAACTCCTGCTTTTTGTGATTGGTGTGGCCGTGAGCGCCTTCGGGGTGCTGGTGGGGTTTGGGGGCGGTGTATTCATGGTGCCCATTCTCATCATTGTCTTCAAATTCCCGATTGAGTTGGCCATTGGCACGGCCATGTGCGCGTTGTTACCAGCCTCCTTGATTGCCTCTGTGTTCAATTACCGCGAGAAAAGCATTGACTACGTGGTGGCTTCTTTGCTGCAGTTGCCGGCCATGGTGGGCACCTTGATTGGGGCGTTTTTGGTAGCGTACATGCCGGTGCTGCAGATGCAGTTCCTGTTTTCGTTTTTTGTACTGGGCACGGGCATTTACATGCTGGCCACCTACAAGAAAAAGCAGAAGCGCAAGCAGGGCATGATGTACCGCCTCAACCGCATGCCCACCTCCTTCATCCGGAAGAACCACAACAAACACACCGCCTACCGGCTTAACGGCAGCCTGATGGCGTTCATGGGGCTTTGCACGGGCACCGTGGCGGGCTTGTTCGGGATTGGGGGCGGGTTTCTGCAGACACCCATCATGATCAAGGCGTTCAGGATTCCGTCACAGATTGCCATTTCCACGTCTTTGTTTATTCTGGTGATCACCAGTCTGTCTGGCATCTCCTCGCATTACTGGCTGGGCCACGTGGACTGGGCCAAGAGCTTCCCGCTCATGCTGGCCTTCGCGTTTGGTGCCGTTCTGGGGAAGGTGATCAAAGGAAAAAACGCGGCGTCGCAGCAGACCTCAGAGAAAATGATTGGCATTGGTCTGATTTTGGCGGGCCTGAGCGTGGTAGTGCACATCTTTATGAAGTACGAGTTTTAA
- a CDS encoding ATP-binding protein gives MTLPVLLFQLQTQMTTGAASADMGWMYWAGELLAAGAYSLVAVLLFFLGAKRDEWPRRLLFFLFGVLATMGSSVHFINLLGTQEWLGVLLVVKLFFGLIAVVAAFLLFKAIPGVLAIPSTKKLEKANADLQALVLDRERIEHDLKETQAELERRVRERSNQLTKANRDLEREVENRKSTEKQLIAKNYELVRINADLDDFVYYASRDLKGPVLNVAGLVDALREDLPAGNPEFAQLFSRLDGAVAQINQKLNNLAEVSRIQRPAEEAQQTTVAFDEVLAQVKGDLTEALQISQAQIITDFSAAPTLSYSKENLRSLLFHLLSNSLKYRDPERPLTVTLKTEVQEKFVRLTVQDNGIGMDLSRHEQQLFSLFRRFHDHVEGSGLGLYIIKRIIDNNRGKVEVQSTLGQGTTFFLYFVNHQIETGTTV, from the coding sequence ATGACCTTACCGGTACTTCTTTTTCAACTTCAAACGCAGATGACCACAGGTGCCGCTTCGGCAGACATGGGCTGGATGTACTGGGCCGGCGAGCTGCTGGCCGCCGGTGCGTACAGCCTGGTGGCGGTCCTGCTTTTCTTTCTGGGCGCCAAACGTGATGAATGGCCGCGCCGCCTGCTGTTCTTTCTGTTTGGGGTGCTGGCCACCATGGGCTCCTCTGTGCATTTCATCAACTTGCTGGGCACGCAGGAGTGGCTGGGCGTGTTGCTGGTGGTCAAACTGTTCTTCGGGCTGATTGCGGTGGTGGCGGCTTTTCTGCTGTTCAAGGCCATACCGGGCGTGCTGGCTATTCCCAGCACCAAAAAGCTGGAGAAAGCCAACGCAGACCTGCAGGCCCTGGTCCTGGACCGTGAACGCATAGAGCATGACCTCAAAGAAACCCAGGCCGAACTGGAGCGCCGCGTGCGCGAGCGCAGCAACCAACTCACCAAAGCCAACCGTGACCTGGAAAGGGAGGTGGAGAACCGGAAAAGCACTGAAAAACAGCTCATCGCCAAGAACTATGAACTGGTGCGCATCAACGCAGACTTAGATGACTTTGTGTACTACGCCTCGCGTGACTTAAAAGGCCCCGTGCTCAACGTGGCCGGTTTGGTAGACGCCCTCAGAGAAGACCTGCCGGCCGGAAATCCAGAATTCGCGCAGCTTTTTAGTCGGTTAGATGGGGCCGTGGCGCAGATCAACCAGAAATTGAACAACCTGGCCGAGGTGAGCCGCATTCAGCGCCCCGCCGAGGAAGCCCAGCAGACCACCGTTGCCTTTGACGAAGTCCTGGCCCAGGTGAAGGGTGATCTAACCGAAGCCCTGCAAATATCCCAGGCCCAAATTATCACTGATTTTTCGGCCGCGCCTACTCTTTCCTATTCCAAGGAGAACCTGCGCAGCCTGCTCTTCCACCTGCTTTCCAACAGCTTGAAATACCGTGACCCCGAAAGGCCTTTGACCGTGACGCTGAAGACGGAGGTGCAGGAGAAATTTGTGCGCCTCACCGTGCAGGACAACGGCATTGGCATGGATTTAAGCCGGCATGAGCAGCAGCTGTTCTCGTTGTTCCGGCGGTTCCATGACCACGTGGAGGGCTCCGGCCTGGGCCTGTACATCATCAAGCGCATCATAGATAATAACAGGGGCAAGGTGGAGGTGCAAAGCACCCTGGGGCAGGGAACTACCTTTTTCCTTTACTTTGTTAACCACCAGATAGAGACTGGAACAACTGTATGA
- a CDS encoding 4-hydroxy-3-methylbut-2-enyl diphosphate reductase — MNVTIDQNSGYCFGVEFAIQMAEDELEEVAELYCLGDIVHNRMEVERLYNKGLRIIDRAQLQELHDCKVLIRAHGEPPETYQTALENNLELIDASCPVVLKLQNRVKHAYDSTKAINGQVVLYGQQGHAEVIGLAGQTGNEAIVITTEEDLDQLDFTRPITLFSQTTKSTKGFYKMKELIEQRVAVAKASGVEVIDLDANDSICRQVSNREPQLEKFAQLHDVVVFVSGKKSSNGKALYAVCQRVNPQSYFIENETELDRSWFANATSVGICGATSTPMWLMQQVADAIQAQQPVAV, encoded by the coding sequence ATGAATGTTACCATAGATCAGAATTCGGGGTACTGTTTTGGGGTGGAGTTTGCCATACAAATGGCCGAGGATGAACTGGAGGAAGTGGCAGAACTTTATTGCCTAGGCGATATTGTGCACAACCGCATGGAAGTGGAACGCCTCTATAACAAAGGCCTGCGTATTATTGACCGTGCCCAACTGCAGGAACTGCATGACTGCAAAGTCTTGATACGGGCCCACGGCGAACCACCAGAAACCTACCAAACCGCTTTAGAAAACAACCTAGAGCTGATTGACGCGTCTTGCCCCGTGGTACTCAAATTGCAGAATCGCGTGAAACATGCCTATGACTCCACCAAAGCCATCAACGGCCAGGTGGTACTCTACGGCCAGCAAGGCCACGCCGAGGTCATTGGCCTGGCCGGCCAAACAGGCAACGAAGCCATTGTGATTACCACCGAGGAAGACCTGGACCAACTGGATTTCACGCGCCCCATCACCTTGTTCAGCCAAACCACCAAAAGCACCAAAGGCTTCTACAAAATGAAGGAGCTGATTGAGCAGCGCGTGGCCGTCGCCAAGGCAAGTGGTGTGGAAGTGATTGATCTGGACGCCAATGACAGCATCTGCCGCCAGGTGTCTAACCGCGAGCCCCAACTGGAGAAATTCGCGCAGCTGCATGACGTGGTGGTGTTTGTGAGCGGCAAGAAAAGCTCCAACGGCAAAGCCCTGTACGCCGTGTGCCAGCGCGTGAACCCGCAGAGCTATTTTATAGAAAATGAAACCGAACTAGACAGGAGCTGGTTTGCCAACGCAACTTCCGTGGGAATCTGCGGCGCCACCTCCACGCCCATGTGGCTCATGCAACAGGTGGCAGACGCCATTCAAGCCCAGCAGCCGGTGGCCGTATAA